One Osmerus mordax isolate fOsmMor3 chromosome 25, fOsmMor3.pri, whole genome shotgun sequence DNA window includes the following coding sequences:
- the LOC136933479 gene encoding GTPase IMAP family member 9-like encodes MDYPPHMGGESSSPDPPVSPSVSELRLVLLGRTGAGMRAAGNTILGREEFGAQDSPSAVTQRSRRREGDVCGRRLVLVDTPDWFCPGLSLEEMRQDVGLCVRLSAPGPHAFLLVVPVEPSEGEERGAMERMEDMFGEGCWGHTVILFTHDDSLREQSMEEFLQTGSQDLQQLVEKCGNRYHVLNMKDRAHGTQVPELLHQVEEMVAGNRESFYSSQTYQEAEAQVREMEGKIQREREEKIQREETERKEKFETELQNSLKKIEGVIQEHEGDIRTLSHRTSELERQVKEERDEEKKRELERELKRETDRREEMERKLERFREEGENERREREETHRQEMEEFRENYEGEARVEAERNLMKVVLPELQRSIMISHTKMQRDFSRQMQEKDREMQEKNREINRLQHKIIDLSTKFLDEVHEVSA; translated from the exons ATGGATTACCCTCCACACA tggggggagagagcagcagtccagaccctccagtgtctcccagtgtgtctgagctgagactggtgctgctggggaggactggggctgggatgagggcagcaggaaacaccatcctgggcagagaggagtttggggcccaggacagcccctctgcagtcacccagaggagcaggaggagagagggggacgtgTGTGGGAGAcggctggtgctggtggacaCTCCAGACTGGTTCTGCCCTGGACTCtctctggaggagatgagacaggatgtggggctgtgtgtccgtctgtccgcCCCGGGACCCCACGCCTTCCTCCTGGTCGTACCAGTGGAGccctctgagggggaggagagaggagccatggagagaatggaggacaTGTTTGGAGAGGGTTGTTGGGGACACACTGTCATTCTGTTCACCCATGATGACAgtctgagagagcagagcatggaggagtttctccaaacaggaagtcaggacctccagcagcttgtagagaaatgtgggaacaggtaccACGTCCTCAACATGAAGGACAGGGCCCATGGCACTCAGGTCCCAGAGCTGCTGCACCAGgtagaggagatggtggcaggaaacagagagagcttcTACAGCAGTCAGACCTACCAGGAGGCAGAGGCCcaggtcagagagatggagggaaagattcagagggagagagaggagaagatacagagggaggagacagagaggaaagagaagtttGAGACAGAGCTGCAGAACTCTCTGAAGAAGATAGAGGGAGTGATCCAGGAGCACGAGGGAGACATCAGAACACTCAGCCATCGAACATCTGaactggagagacaggtgaaggaagagagggatgaggagaagaagagagagctggagagggagctgaagagagagactgaccggagagaggagatggagagaaagctggagagatttagagaggagggagagaatgagaggagggagagggaggagacacacaggcaggagatggaggagttcaGGGAGAACTATGAAGGAGAGGCCAGAGTTGAAGCAGAGAGAAACCTGATGAAGGTGGTCCTACCTGAGCTACAGAGGAGCATCATGATCTCACACACTAAGATGCAGAGAGACTTCAGCAGACAGATGcaggagaaggatagagagatgcaggagaagaatagagagataaatagaCTTCAGCATAAAATAATAGATCTCAGTACTAAGTTTTTAGATGAAGTCCATGAAGTCAGTGCATAG